TGACTGGCTTAGAAAGAATGGTttgacattttcttcttcttcttcttttttttttttcttcagacagagtctcactctgttgcccaggctggagtgcagtggctcaacctcGGCtcaggctcactacaacctccacctcccgggttcaagtgacttttgtgcctcagcctccctagtagcttggattacaggcgtccaccaccatgcttggctaatttttgtatttttggtagagatggggtttcatcacgctggccaggctggtctcgaactcctgacctcaggtgatctacccgcctcggctaAGCCGCCATGCTAGGCTGGCTTGACATTTTCTAGTGGAGCTATCTATCTTGCTTATATTTGAATGTGTATGTCAAGAGGTGGAGGGGGGGGGGACGGGGAACTGGGGCAGCAATATGGAGGATATTTGGGGTCTACACCCTCCCCCTTTGCCCTGGCTGGGATTGTAGTTGGTAGTGGCAGGAAATGGGGTGAGGGTGAGTCCTCCACTGTTCTCTGGGAACTTTCTTGTGGACAGAGGGGTGACAGTGGGAGTTTCTTTCTCATGTTGTCCTTGCAGAGGTCTTAGAGAGGTGATGGGATCCTTGAAGGAgtgtgcctcttttttttttttgacacaggttctctctctgtcacacaggctggaatgcggtggtgtgatcccggctcactgcaacctttgtctccttggctcaaatgatcctcccacttcagcctcagagcagctgggactacaggcccactgcaccaccatgcccagctaattttttgtatagacagagtctcactatattgcccaggctgttcttaaactccaTGACTCaaccaatccacctgccttggcctcccaaagtgctgggagtacaggcatgggTTTCCGTgtccagccttcttttttttttttttttttaaactacccccaagtgccttttttcttttgcctgggTCCCTGGATCTGGGGCTGGTCTATGGGGATCTCACAGGGTTCTAAGTTTCTGACTGTTAGGGAGCATCCCATAAGAGTGGGGTGGGTAGAGCTGAGATTTCTGGAAGCTggtggaaagagggagggagctgGGAGACCTCCACTCCCAGGGTCTGTGTGGACAGCAGAAAAGAAAGGGtgtgggccaggtacagtggctcacacctgtaatcccagcactttggggggccaaggtaggaggatctcaaacccaggagttcgagaccagcctgggcaacgtagtgagatccctatctgttttttaaaaaaataagaagaagaaatgaagaaaggggccaacgtggtggctcacacctgtaatcgcagcactttgggaagctgaggtaggaggatcacctgaagtcaggaattcaagatcagcctggacaacatggtgaagctccgtctctactaaaaatacaaaaattagccaggcatggtggcacgtgcctgtagtcccagcaactcaggaggtgaaggcaggagaatagtttgaagcggggaggcagaggttgcagtgagccgagatcgcgccactgcactccagcctgggcggcagaacgagactccgtctcaaaataaataaataaataaataaataaataaataaataaataaataaataaaagaaaagaaaagaaaaagaaagggtatTTGTGTAGGAAGGGGCATTAGGACCGTTTGTGTGCAGGGGCCCAGATGTGGAAACAAAGGGGCTGATCCAGGTGctgaattctctttttttctgcagggtcatgaagctggaagccagcTGTGGCACAGCAACCTCAGAGGTCCCTAAGCCGGAAAAGAAGACTGCCCGAGATGCAGAGCCAAGCTCTGAAACCCGGCCACAGGAGGTGGAGGCCGAGCCCAGGTCGGGATCGGggcctgaggctgaggctgagcccCTGGGGGCTGAGTCAGGGCCTGAGGCCAAGGCCGAGTTGTCGGGGGCCGATCTTGGGTCAGGATCGGGGCCTGAGGCTGAGGCCGAGCCATTGGACTTCGTGGTGGCCACGGAACGGGAGTTTGAGGAAGTGCTGGCCATCTCGGGGGGCATCTACGGTGGCCTGGACTACCTTCCTAGCCGCTACCACAGCTGGCTCCGGGACCCCGACCGCACGGTGGTGCTGGCCAAGCGCAACGGAGGCGTGGTGAGCCCGGGGGCAGGGCCCAGGTGACATGGGGTGAAGCCACCTGCGGGTGCGTGGATCTTAGGAAGAGAGGGATGAGAGCTTCTCCCCAGCCTTCGTCCGGAAGCTGAGGAAATAGAGCCTGCTTTGGGACCTAAGTGCAGGGCGTGCAGTGCGGATCCAGGGGCTATGTCAGTGAGGGTGGGGTGGAGGAGTCCTAAAGCAGAGGAACCAGAGGGACAGGTGAGCGTTTGAAAGTTCGAGGATCCACCGGAGGAGTTTCTGGGGGGTAAAAGCAAAGGAGgtggggagcaggagagagagggtaGGCTAGGGGTGGGAGCAGGAAGAGCTTAGAGTTGGGCTGGGGGAGGAGCTAAGAGGAAGTGGGGCGTGGCAAACTCCCGGGGGAGGAGCCAAGGAAGGGGCGTGGCGAGCGGTCCGGAACTTGACACACTCGGAGCTGGAGCATCTCAAGAGGTGGAAGGGGCCGGGCGCGTCGGCtaactcctgtaaccccagctctttgggaggccgaggcaggaggatcacttgaggctaggagttccagaccagcctgggcaacatgcgagatccctgtctccaaaaaataaaaataaataaaaagccgaGAGTAGGGgtgcgtgcctgttgtcccagctactaggaaggcttgggggtggaggggatctcttgagcccaggagtttgaggctgcagtgagctgtgatcgcaccactgcgctccagcctgggtgaggagaCCCTgtcctaaatttaaaataaataaaaataaaaaggtggacGAAGCCCCGGCGAATGACTGTTCTGCCGGCTCTGTAATCTGAGGCCCAAGTGCCGTGCCACCCCAGGCCTGGCCTGGTGCCCGGGTGGTGACGCGGAGTGCTCAGCGTGTGGGAAGAGGAGAGCCCAGTGAACCGACAGCCCTGGCAGGGGCGCAGGCGGGGAGGGCCCCGCGCTAACGGCCTCGGTCCGCAGATCGCGCTGGAGTCGGTGAACGTGATCGACGCCGGGGAGACGGCGCTGGTGGAGGGGCTGCGCGTGGCGCCCTGGGAGCGCGGGAAGGGCGTGGCCGGGCTGCTGCAGCGCTTCTGCTCGCAGCTGGTCAAGAGACAGCACCCGGGGGTCAAGGTAGCACGGCTCACCCGGGACGACCAGCTGGGCCCCCGGGAGCTGAAGAAATACCGCCTAATCACCAAGCAGGTGAGAAGGACAGGGAGCTCGGATGGCTGGGCCTCTCTGCTGGGGCGTACGGGGagaccctccccacccccagcagaaCACGGGCTTGCTCTCTCTCTGGGCTTTACCGAGTGGCGCGGCCCATGAGCCTTGCCCTGGGACTCCCAGTCCCTACCAGACCCTTTGACCCAGGGGAAGTCAAACTCCCGACTCCCAGCCTGAAACCCTAGTCCTTACTTCCCAACTTCGGGGACCCTGCCACCGCTAGGATCCTGCCTCTGTTCAGGGACCCAAGCCATCTCCTCTGAGCCTTTGTCCTCCCTCTGCTCCTCCCCAATCCTACTGACTGATCGGCCTCCCTGGCTTTCAAGTCCCTGGAGACCCGGGGACCCGTACCCTCAGTTCCCTGGCTACTCCATACTGATCCCACCTCTTCTTGGGGATCCACGTATTGGGAGCCCGTGCCCCTGGTCCCTGTCTGGTACCCTTGAAACCCAGGCTTTCCCATATCCCACTCGGCCCGGAGCCCTCACGGTCGCTCCTCCAGAGGGACCCAGGTGGGAGCCCGTGGGCGCGAACGTGGGAGTGAAGATGCCTGCCGAGAGGCGCCGGGCTCGCCAGCCCTGCTGCGCCCCCGCTCCCCGCGCTCACTCATGCCCCCCGCAGGGCATTCTTTTGGTCCGATTCAACGCGTCCGCGCTGCTGGCCGGGCTGGGCGCGCGGCTGGCGGCGCTGCGGACCTCTGGCACCTTCTCGCCGCTGCCCACCGAGGCCGTGTCCGAGGCAGGCGGCGACGTGGCACGCCTCCTGCTGTCGCCCTCCGTGCAGCGCGACGTGCTTCCGGGCGGGACCATCATCCAGGACTGGCAGCCCTACCGGCCTAGCGAAAGCAACCTGCGCCTGCTGGCGGCCAAGGGCCTGGAGTGGCGCGTGGACAGCCGCGCGCGCCCGCGCGTGCTCACGCTGTGCACGCGCCCCTTCCCCATCCCGCACGGAGGGGACGGCACTTGGCGCTATCTCAACATCGACGCCTTCGGTAGCGACGTCGCGCAGGTGCAGAGCCAGCTGCTGTGGCACCTGCAGCGCCAGGCCCCGCGCCTCGTCGGCCTCAACGTCATGTGCCAGCTCTTCCTGGAGCCCCAGCTGTGGTCACAGCTGGCTGACTTCTGCCAGGTcgggctggggctggagctggTGAAGGGTTATACTGAACAGTACCTGCTGGAGGCCGACATCTGAGGCCTCTCCTCTGGCGGGGAGGGGGAAAAAGACCCGCCCCCTTCCGCAGTTTCCCCAGCCAGCCTCTTTCCTGCCATTTCCGACGCTGCGTCTCCTGGGAAGTCCCCTCTGactcctgccctcctgcccttACTGGCGCAGGTCCCCCCACTCTGCCCCTTTTCCCCTTACTATCTTGCCTCTAGCTCCCCCAAACACCATTGCCCATTCCCTGACCTGAACTTGCGGACTAttaggtgtggggtgggggtgggggccttGAGCTGCTGTTATCCACCCTCTGTTTTTCCAAAGAACTGGTCCCCGCACAGGCTTCAgagtccttccttccctctccatcACCTCACCGGGGGCGTGAACTCCCCCTTTCCTGGCTTCTCCCTTCTGCCCCCTCGTGGGTGGAAGCACTCAGGAGTGTGTGGGATGCCCAGCCTCGTTCCCGAGCGCAGCCGCCCAATCCgcgtttcttttcttccttctgccctTTCTAAAGCCCTAAAAACTGGTCCTGcactgccctccccaccccaatcCCCTCCCCCTGCTCAAGCTTCTGGTGCCAGAGATCAGTGCCCTCTCCCCACTTCTCTCTAGCCCCTCATCCTCATCCTCTCTGGATCTCTACGACGCTTAACACCGCAGTGCCCATTTTTCTGTCCCTGTTTTCCTTCCCATCACCAGCCCAGTGTGCaatccagagagagagagtgatactgtaaaatgaaatgtatttagaATGCTCCCCCATTTGGGTCCTTGTTCATCTGGTGATGCGCTTTCTGAGCCTGCCTCTCTCACTGGGGTTTCCTCCTGCTTTGCACAACGTTGCTATTTCGCAGGCTCCCCCGTGCCCCAGCTCACCCGAGCGGTGGGGgggagggtggtggtgggggtgtgtgtgtggtgtggttctAGCTGGAGAGTTTGGTACAGTGGAGGGCAGGTCCCTCAGCCTGGCATAGGGGCTGTCTCCTGATTCCAACCAGGCCGCCTTCTAGTGCAACTGGAATTCCCACCTCCTGGTATTTCTGGACACCACTCCCTTTCTCTGGATCATTTTTGCTTTTAGAACTTTGAGAGTCTTCTATTTAATTGCAAGTAGTAACAGCTGCATCTGCACAGCGCTGTCTCCAATACTGGTTCCCCACATCAAAGGCAGAGGGAGAAAACAGAAGGCTGGGAAAGATCAAAGTGACTTCTAAGTCATTCAAAGTAGCTAGGAGCCTCCCAGGGAATAGAACCCGGGTGTCCCAAGCCTAGAGCATGACCTAGAACTTCACTCTGTGGGATGATGTTAGCTTCAGCTTCTTGTTGGGCAATGCATAGGTGCTAGGAGAATGTTGACAGTGAGTTCGGGGTTCGCTGGGGATGGGATCCGAGATGTGGGCAGAGGTGGACACCAGCAGGTGGAAGAATGTGGacaaggtggggggtgggggcagccgCCGCTTCGCCACTTTCCGC
This genomic interval from Gorilla gorilla gorilla isolate KB3781 chromosome 6, NHGRI_mGorGor1-v2.1_pri, whole genome shotgun sequence contains the following:
- the NAT16 gene encoding probable N-acetyltransferase 16, giving the protein MKLEASCGTATSEVPKPEKKTARDAEPSSETRPQEVEAEPRSGSGPEAEAEPLGAESGPEAKAELSGADLGSGSGPEAEAEPLDFVVATEREFEEVLAISGGIYGGLDYLPSRYHSWLRDPDRTVVLAKRNGGVIALESVNVIDAGETALVEGLRVAPWERGKGVAGLLQRFCSQLVKRQHPGVKVARLTRDDQLGPRELKKYRLITKQGILLVRFNASALLAGLGARLAALRTSGTFSPLPTEAVSEAGGDVARLLLSPSVQRDVLPGGTIIQDWQPYRPSESNLRLLAAKGLEWRVDSRARPRVLTLCTRPFPIPHGGDGTWRYLNIDAFGSDVAQVQSQLLWHLQRQAPRLVGLNVMCQLFLEPQLWSQLADFCQVGLGLELVKGYTEQYLLEADI